The Phragmites australis chromosome 15, lpPhrAust1.1, whole genome shotgun sequence genome window below encodes:
- the LOC133893404 gene encoding uncharacterized protein LOC133893404 isoform X1, with protein sequence MSAAAAAPRPTEPLPLPSGLSLSPRLKLLLTFFRGDLTVRPFDEWQLKSALLAFLRDPPLSLPLLPDSDLSVRRLPDLQKRRREEPVASGVLHVRDISLLRPQTRKGDGEAEEVTREQEEEKYFEWRSSLVERLAGIELNLEGVKFRMSIEIPPSDDFKAIKKSWENFYSSELLNSRNPVRKIAKGPDTIIVRGVPSRWFAETRISSKPSTLVTHTIFSALGKIRNLNISNDDELEAKEDGANKELISGLNCKVWVKFESYDDFYNAMKALCGRSLEKEGSLLKVDYEVTWDREGFFRNAQYEPARRNLEERAVLASVHGRKKHYTSRIDSDHRKRFRD encoded by the exons atgtccgccgccgccgcggcgccccGACCGACCGAGCCGCTCCCCCTCCCGAGCGGGCTCTCCCTCTCGCCGCGCctcaagctcctcctcaccttctTCCGCGGCGACCTCACCGTCCGCCCCTTCGACGAGTGGCAGCTCAAGTCCGCGCTCCTCGCCTTCCTCCGCGAcccacccctctccctcccgcTCCTCCCCGACTCCGACCTCTCCGTGCGCCGCCTCCCCGACCTCCAGAAGCGTCGCCGCGAGGAGCCCGTCGCTTCTGGGGTCCTCCACGTTCGCGACATCTCCTTACTCCGCCCCCAAACCCGCAAGGGTGACGGCGAGGCCGAGGAGGTGACTCGGgaacaggaggaggagaagtaCTTCGAGTGGCGGAGCTCCTTGGTCGAGAGGCTCGCCGGCATCGAGCTCAACCTCGAGGGGGTCAAGTTCCGGATGAGCATCGAGATTCCGCCGTCCGACGACTTCAAAGCGATCAAGAAGTCGTGGGAGAATTTCTACTCCTCCGAGCTACTGAATAGCA GGAATCCGGTGAGGAAGATAGCGAAAGGGCCAGACACAATTATTGTCCGTGGTGTGCCGTCCAGGTGGTTTGCAGAGACGAGGATATCGTCCAAGCCATCCACGCTGGTCACGCACACTATCTTCTCGGCGCTTGGTAAAATAAG GAACCTAAATATTTCCAATGATGATGAGTTAGAAGCAAAAGAAGATGGAGCCAATAAGGAGCTCATATCTGGACTCAATTGCAAAGTTTGGGTGAAATTTGAGAGCTACGATGACTTCTACAATGCAATGAAGGCGTTATGTGGACGCTCATTAGAGAAG GAAGGATCACTGTTGAAAGTAGACTATGAAGTGACTTGGGACCGTGAAGGTTTCTTTCGCAATGCTCAATATGAGCCTGCTCGAAGAAATTTAGAGGAAAGGGCTGTGTTAGCATCGGTTCATGGCCGGAAGAAACATTACACTTCAAGAATCGATTCGGATCATAGGAAGAGATTTAGG GATTGA
- the LOC133893404 gene encoding uncharacterized protein LOC133893404 isoform X2, protein MSAAAAAPRPTEPLPLPSGLSLSPRLKLLLTFFRGDLTVRPFDEWQLKSALLAFLRDPPLSLPLLPDSDLSVRRLPDLQKRRREEPVASGVLHVRDISLLRPQTRKGDGEAEEVTREQEEEKYFEWRSSLVERLAGIELNLEGVKFRMSIEIPPSDDFKAIKKSWENFYSSELLNSRNPVRKIAKGPDTIIVRGVPSRWFAETRISSKPSTLVTHTIFSALGKIRNLNISNDDELEAKEDGANKELISGLNCKVWVKFESYDDFYNAMKALCGRSLEKDHC, encoded by the exons atgtccgccgccgccgcggcgccccGACCGACCGAGCCGCTCCCCCTCCCGAGCGGGCTCTCCCTCTCGCCGCGCctcaagctcctcctcaccttctTCCGCGGCGACCTCACCGTCCGCCCCTTCGACGAGTGGCAGCTCAAGTCCGCGCTCCTCGCCTTCCTCCGCGAcccacccctctccctcccgcTCCTCCCCGACTCCGACCTCTCCGTGCGCCGCCTCCCCGACCTCCAGAAGCGTCGCCGCGAGGAGCCCGTCGCTTCTGGGGTCCTCCACGTTCGCGACATCTCCTTACTCCGCCCCCAAACCCGCAAGGGTGACGGCGAGGCCGAGGAGGTGACTCGGgaacaggaggaggagaagtaCTTCGAGTGGCGGAGCTCCTTGGTCGAGAGGCTCGCCGGCATCGAGCTCAACCTCGAGGGGGTCAAGTTCCGGATGAGCATCGAGATTCCGCCGTCCGACGACTTCAAAGCGATCAAGAAGTCGTGGGAGAATTTCTACTCCTCCGAGCTACTGAATAGCA GGAATCCGGTGAGGAAGATAGCGAAAGGGCCAGACACAATTATTGTCCGTGGTGTGCCGTCCAGGTGGTTTGCAGAGACGAGGATATCGTCCAAGCCATCCACGCTGGTCACGCACACTATCTTCTCGGCGCTTGGTAAAATAAG GAACCTAAATATTTCCAATGATGATGAGTTAGAAGCAAAAGAAGATGGAGCCAATAAGGAGCTCATATCTGGACTCAATTGCAAAGTTTGGGTGAAATTTGAGAGCTACGATGACTTCTACAATGCAATGAAGGCGTTATGTGGACGCTCATTAGAGAAG GATCACTGTTGA
- the LOC133891937 gene encoding uncharacterized protein LOC133891937, with translation MREMMFCGTGSFKDVDKEEAGGGAGAKAKPAKSKKGKGNPYASRGLDKFSTVLSELESRREKILRRVGSDVDADHLMVRFVQSEAKGWVSIVVKLPQEEQQATDAKSEAKKSKQATKPTTRPMTPPTEPGSPKEDAAKLVPPAAKAAPAKKSKAGGERWSWSWGRKVRPHRYWLLAMALLLLSLVVFGRVFAICCTSIWWYLLPILKSEEGQVATRTPAAKACKDLGKAGDKLAAVAPPLPPSHGKKSSSGAAHEVVSPRSHAHRKKG, from the coding sequence ATGCGAGAAATGATGTTCTGCGGCACGGGCAGCTTCAAGGACGTCGacaaggaggaggccggcggtgGTGCCGGCGCGAAGGCGAAGCCGGCGAAGAGCAAGAAGGGGAAGGGCAACCCCTACGCGTCGCGGGGGCTCGACAAGTTCTCCACCGTGCTCTCCGAGCTCGAGTCCCGGCGGGAGAAGATCCTGCGGCGCGTTGGCTCGGACGTCGACGCCGACCACCTCATGGTCCGGTTCGTGCAGTCCGAGGCCAAGGGATGGGTGTCCATCGTCGTCAAGCTCCCACAGGAGGAGCAGCAGGCTACGGATGCCAAGAGCGAGGCCAAGAAGAGCAAGCAGGCGACCAAGCCGACAACGCGGCCGATGACACCGCCCACGGAGCCTGGCAGCCCCAAGGAGGACGCTGCTAAGCTTGTGCCTCCGGCGGCGAAGGCAGCGCCAGCAAAGAAGAGTAAGGCCGGCGGCGAGAGGTGGTCGTGGTCCTGGGGGAGGAAGGTGAGGCCGCACCGCTACTGGCTGCTGGCCatggcgctgctgctgctgagccTGGTCGTGTTCGGGAGGGTGTTCGCCATCTGCTGCACCTCCATTTGGTGGTACCTCTTGCCGATCTTGAAAAGCGAGGAAGGGCAGGTCGCGACGAGAACACCGGCAGCGAAGGCCTGCAAGGATCTTGGCAAGGCGGGTGACAAGCTCGCTGCCGTGGCACCGCCGCTGCCTCCTTCGCATGGCAAGAAGAGCAGCTCCGGTGCTGCTCATGAGGTGGTTTCACCGAGGAGCCATGCACATCGAAAGAAAGGGTGA